The Streptomyces taklimakanensis nucleotide sequence GGCGGCGGCCTTCTCCCGCCGGGTGCCCTCCTCGGGGGGTTCGACGGCGGGCAGGACACGGCCCTTCATCACGGGGGTGTCGTCGAACCACAGGTGGGCCGGGAGCAGTGCGGCCCCGGTCTGCAGCGCCAGCATGGCGGGGCCCGCGGGCATCCGGGCCGTCTCCCCGAAGAAGGTGACCTCGACGCCGGAGGAGGACAGGTCGCGGTCGGCCACCAGGGCCACCAGGCCGCCCGCGCGCAGCCGTCGGGCCAGGGTGCCGAAGGCGGCGCCACCGGTGTGCGGCAGCACCTCCATGCCCAGGCCCTCGCGGTAGGCGACGAAGCGGTCGTACAGGGTCTCGGGTTTCAGCCGCTCGGCGACGGTGGTGAACGGGATGCCCAGGCCGCTCGTGAGGTAGGCGCCGGCCAGGTCCCAGTTGGCCATGTGCGGCAGGGCCAGCACCACGCCGCGGCCGGAGTCGAGGGGGTCGGTGAGCCGGTGCAGCGCCTCGACCTCGACGCTCTCCCGGATGCGTCGCCCGCTCCACACCGGCAGTCGGAAGGATTCCATCCAGTAGCGCAGGTAGGAGCGCATCCCGGCACGGGAGAGTTCCGCCAGTTCCTCGGGCCCGGCGTCGGGGACGACCCGGGCGTAGTTGGCCTCCAGCCGCAGCACCCCTTGGCCCCGTCGCCTCCAGGCGGTGTCGGCGACCGCGCGGCCCAGGGCCGCGGCGGCGGGTTCGGGCAGCCGTTTGACCGCGCCCCAGCCCAGGCCGTACAGGGCGGTGGTCAGTCGGTCGGCCAGTCGGTCCCTCACGAGGTCCCACCCTCCGCGGCCGCGGCGGCGTCCGCCTCGGCGGCCTCGCGGCGCACGGTCACCATCCGCTGGACGATCGTCACCATGCTGCCCGCGGCCACCACCCACAGGGCGAGGGGGAGCAGGATCCCGATGCGCGGGACGCCGAAGGTCTCCTCGAACCCGGCGAGTCCGGCACACACCAGGGTGATCACCAACCGCTCGGCCCGTTCCACCAGACCGTTGACGTTCACCGGCAGCCCGATGCTCTCGCCGCGCGCCTTGGTGTACGACACCACCTGGCCGCTCGCCAGGCAGAAGATCGCCACCGCGCACAGCACCGGGTCGCCGCCCCCGCCCGCGTACCACAGCGCGATGCCGCCGAAGACGGCGGCGTCGGCGACGCGGTCGAGGGTGGAGTCGAGGAACGCCCCCCACCGACTGGAGCGGCCCGACTGCCGCGCCATGGTGCCGTCGACCAGGTCGGAGAAGACGAACAGGGTGATGACGACGGTGCCCCAGAAGAACTCGCCTCGCGGGAAGAAGACCAGCGCCCCCGCCATGACCCCACCGGTGCCGATGAGCGTGACCGTGTCGGGGCTGACCCCCAGCCGGAGGAGCAGAGCGGCGAACGGTGTGAGAACACGCGTGAAGAAAGCACGCGCGTACTTGTTCAGCATGGCCTTCCCGAGGGTCGTGACGGGCCGGCGGCCAAGGGGGCCGTCGGCGCGCCCATCGTAGCCGGCCGTCACCCGGCCGCCGTCGGCGCGTCACGGCCTGCCCGCGCGGTGGGCGACGCCCCTGGGCGCCCGGAACCGGACGGGGCGCCCCTCACTCTCCGCTTCCGCCACCCATGGGCGATGTGGTGCTTTGTTCGAAACTTGCCCATGATTGCCGTGTATGCCGTGCATGCCGTGGATGGACGGACTCGACGGCCGGTGGAAAGCTCGAAGGGAGCGCGTTCCGCGCGGTGCGCCGCCGGACCGGGCACCGTCCGACCCAACCATCCGGCCCGAGGGCCGACCGGGAGGCGGAGAGACATGGGCGACAGGACGAACACGCACACCGGGGCCGCCGGGAGGGCATCGGTGGTCGACCGGCCCGACTCCCTGCGGAACGTGGTGCTGGTCGGCCACAGCGGCGCGGGGAAGACGACGTTGGTCGACGCGCTGGCCCTGGCGTCGGGCGCCGTGAACCGGACGGGGCGGGTGGAGGACGGCGGCAGCCTCTCCGACTACGACGAGATCGAACACCGGCAACAGCGCTCGGTGCAGTTGTCCCTGGTCCCCCTGGAGTGGAACGGCATCAGGATCAATCTGCTGGACACCCCGGGCCACGCCGACTTCGTCGGGGAACTGCGGGCCGGTCTGCGGGCGGCGGACGCGGCCCTCTTCGTCGTCTCGGCCGCCGACGGCGTGGCCGGCTCCACCCGTCTGGTGTGGGAGGAGTGCGCCGCGGTCGGCATGCCGCGGGCCCTGGTCGTCACCCATCTGGAGGCGGCGCGCGCGGACTTCGACGAGATGACGGAGGTCTGCCGGCGGGTCTTCGGCGGCGACGACCCCGACGCCGTGCTCCCGCTGTACCTGCCCCTGCACGGCGAGGAACGGTCCGACGGACACGCTCCGGTGGCCGGGCTGATCGGGCTGCTGACACAACGGATCTTCGACTACTCGTCCGGCGAGCGCGTCGAGCGCGCCCCCGACCCCGAACACCTGCCGCTGATCGCCGACGCCCGGGCCCGGCTCATCGAGGGCATCATCGCCGAGAGCGAGGACGAGACCCTGATGGACCGCTACCTCGGTGGCGAGGAGGTCCGGACCGAGACCCTGGTCGAGGACCTGGAGAAGGCCGTGGCCCGCGGCGTCTTCCACCCCGTGCTGGCCGCCGCGCCCGCCGCCGAGGGCGCCCGGCAGGGACTGGGCACCGTGGAGCTGCTGGAGTTGGTCACCAGCGGTTTCCCCTCCCCCACCGAGCGCGAGATCCCCCCGGTCACCACCCCCGACGGCCGTCCCTGCCCTCCCCTGGCCTGCGACCCGGACGGCCCGCTGGTCGCCGAGGTGGTCAAGACGTCGTCCGACCCCTACGCGGGGAGGATGTCACTGGTGCGGGTCTTCTCCGGCACCCTGCGGCCGGACGCGGCCGCGCACGTCTCCGGTCACGGGCCGGCCGACCGGGGTCCCGCCCCCGGGAGGGAGCCCCACGACGTGGACGAGCGTGTCGGCGCTCTGACCTCCCCCTTCGGCAGGCGTCAGCGGCATCTGCCGAAGGCCGTCGCGGGCGATCTGGCCTGTGTCGCCAGGCTCTCCCGGGCCGAGACCGGCGACACCCTCTCCGACAAGGACACCCCCCTGCTGGTGGAGCCCTGGGTGCTGCCCGACCCCCTGCTGCCGGTGGCCGTCGAGGCCCACGGCAGGTCCGACGAGGACCGACTCTCCCAGGGACTGGCCCGGCTGGTCGCCGAGGACCCCACCCTGCGGCTGGAGCGGAACCCCGACACCCACCAGGTGGTGCTGTGGTGCATGGGCGAGGCCCACCGGGACGTGGCACTGGAGCGGCTGCGCACCCGCTACGGCGTCCGGGTCGACGCGGTGCCCCACCGGGTGGCGCTGCGCGAGACGTTCGCCGGGCCGGCGACCGGACGCGGACGGCACGTCAAGCAGTCCGGTGGCCACGGCCAGTACGCGGTCTGCGAGATCACCGTGGAACCGCTGCCGACCGGCTCCGGTGTCGAGTTCGTCGACGCGGTGGTGGGCGGCGCCGTGCCGCGCCAGTTCGTCCCGTCGGTGGAGAAGGGCGTGCGGGCCCAGGCGGCGCGCGGCGTCGCCGCCGGATATCCGCTGGTGGACGTCCGGGTGACCCTCGTCGACGGCAAGGCCCACTCGGTGGACTCCTCCGACGCCGCCTTCCAGACGGCCGGCGCCCTGGCCCTGCGGGAAGCGGCCGCGGGAGCGCGGATCCTCCTGCTGGAACCGGTCGCCGAGGTGCGGGTGACGGTCTCCGACGAGTACGTGGGCGCGGTGCTGAGCGATCTGTCCGGGCGGCGCGGCCGGGTCGTCGGCACCGAACAGGTGCCCGGGGGCAGCACACTGGTGCGCGCGGAGGTCCCGGAGGCGGAGATCGGCCGTTACGCGGTGGATCTGCGGTCCCTCTCCCACGGCACGGGGCGGTTCACCCGCGCCCACCTCCGTCACGAGCCGGTCCCCCGTCAGGTGGAGACGAGGATCCGCGAACGGGCCGGGGCCGGTGTGGCGTGATCCGGCGGCATCCGGCCGTCGGGCACCGGAACGAGGACCGGGATGAGGATACGCTGAACGGCACGGCAGCGGGTTCGGTGCGCCGGCGCGCCAACAGGTGTGCGACGGGCCGTGGTTGGGAACGGTGGGAACGAGCCTGACGTCGGACGGCGCGAGCGGAGTGGGGGCACCATTGGCGGGCTTCGATGACGTCGAGGGCGGCGCGTACGACTTCAGTCCCGGCGCCCAGGTCCCGTTGACGGGGGCCGGCGGGGGGCAGACCGCCGCCACCCAGGCACTGGCCTCGGCCGCCTACCGGGACGGCCCGGTGGCGGACCTCGTCGCGGCGAACGGGGACGCCAAGGTCTCGGCACCCCGCTTCTCCCTGTTCGAGCCGAACCTGGGCGAGGCGTTCTCGCGCGCCGTCCAGGTGCGGATGCTCGGTGGCGCCCGCAAGGCGCTGATCCAGTCCTTCGGCTGCGATCCACAGACCGTGGTCGAGCACTGCCTGGCGGCCAACCGCATCCGACGGCAGCGCGACGCCCGGCTCACCCTGGTCATGGGGCTTTTCGGGCTGCTCTTCCTGCCCGGTGTCCTGCTGTGGCTCGGCGGCTTCCAGCTGCGCCGGTCGCTGGCGGGCGCGCAGGACAAGAAGGCCGGCCCACTGGGCATGATCGCCCTCGCCGGTCTCGGCGTGCTCGCGGTGGTCTTCCTGATCCAACTGCCGTTCACCGGGTTCTGGGCGATCTACCTGCGCGTCATGCTGGTCGCCCCGGTCGTCGGCTGGCTGTGGGCCAAGCAGATCTGCGAGCGTTACGCCAAGGATCTGCGCTCGCGGTGGGAGGGACTGTTGTCGGGGGGCGGCGTCGGTGCCAAGATCCCCGAGGCGGTGCCGCACAACCCCGGTGACGCGGAGGCCGAGAGCATCCGTCTGAATCTGGCCAAACTGACGGCCGAGCAACGCAGCAACCTGGTCTTCTACGCCGGTCCCAAGGGGATACTCGGCATGGGCACCCGGTGGGGCAGTTGGCAGCTCGCCGAGGAACTGGTGCCCGCCGACCCGGCGGCGGACATCAACCCCTTCCGGAGCTGGGACGTCGCCCGCGCGATCCACGACCAACTGCGGATGCTGGAGCGCACCCCCCTGCACACCGGCGGCTTCCCTCCGCCCTCCATCCGGCACTGGGTCGTCGCCCCGATCGGCGAGGGCGCCGGCGAGGTGAGCCGGCCCGAGGGGCAGGAGGTCGAGGCGTACCGCATCAAGGACTTCGAGGTCCAGCGGATCTGCAACGAGCAGCAGTTCGGCAGCGGCAACCGCCACTACCTCGGCGTGCAGTTCGTCCTGTGGGACGGCCAGTTGGTGCTCACCATGCTGGTCAACGTGACCGTGCTGCACCGCACCCTGCGCATCGAGGTCACCGGCCACGCCCTGGGCCCGGTGCACTCGGTGTTCTTCGCCAAGCCGAAGGCGAGGACCAAGACCGTCTCCAAGACGGTCAGGTTCTGGGAGACCAAGGAGATCTCCCTCCCCCTGATCGAGGCCAGTGAGGTGGTGCGGCTGACGGCGCGCGCCCCCCTGACGTGGTTCCCGCCGGTGCTGGACTTCCTCGGCGGCAAGCTGACCCTCCCCGAGCCCTTCGGGCTGCGGCACGTGTGGGCCGACAAGCCGTGGCGGCACCGTTTCATGGCCGACGACGCGCTGCGCGCGGCCACCCCGGTGCTGCGCGTGGTGCACTCGGCAGCCCTGAAGGTGCTGCGGGAGAACGGCGTGGACGTCACCGGTTTCAACGCCCGCTCGCTGGCGCTCAGCGGTCAGGTGCAGGCGGCCGAGCCCGGCAAGGCCGACCTCTACGACGCCTGACACGCCCGCCCGTCGCACACGGGCGGGGCGTCGGGCGCCCACGGGGCCGGGAGCGGTGGCTCCGGACCCGGGCGCCGCGTCAGGACGCGGGCCAGGCCTCGGCGATCATCCGCCGGGTGTCGGCCAGCAGCTGCGGCAGCACCTTGGTGTGGCCCACCACCGGCATGAAGTTGGTGTCCCCACCCCAGCGCGGCACGATGTGCTGGTGCAGGTGGGCGGCGATCCCGGCACCCGCGACCGCGCCCTGGTTCATGCCGATGTTGAATCCCTGCGCCCCCGAGGCGGCGCGCAGCGCCGCCATGGCCCGCTTGGTGTGGTCGGCCAGTTCCACCGTCTCCTCGTGGGTGAGGTCGGTGTAGTCGGCCACGTGCCGGAAGGGCACGACCATCAGGTGGCCGCCGTTGTACGGGTAGAGGTTGAGCACCGCGTAGACGTGCTCGCCACGGGCCAGGACGAGTCCGTCCTCGTCGGACTTGGCCGGGATGGCGCAGAACGGGCAGCCGTCGCCGGCTCCCGGGCCGCTCGGCTTGTTCTCGCCCTGGATGTAGGCCATCCGGTGGGGGGTCCACAGGCGCTGGAAGGCGTCCGGCGTCCCCACTCCGATCTGCTGCTCCGGCTCGCTGCTCATGCGGGCCAGCATAGAACTTCCCCCGTCGGCGGCGCGTCGCCTCCGTGACGGAGGGGCGTCAGCTCTGGACGCGCTCCTCGACGGCCCTGGCCAGCTCCGCGATCGCCTCGTCGACCGGCACGCCGTTCTTCTGCGAGCCGTCGCGGTAGCGGAAGCTCACCGCCCCGGCCGCCATGTCGTCGTCACCGGCGATGACCATGAACGGCACCTTGCTCTTCTGTGCGTTCCTGATCTTCTTCTGCATCCGGTCGGAGGAGGAGTCCACCTCCACCCGCAGTCCGACCGCCTTGGCCTTGGCCGCGAACTCCTCCAGGTACGGCACGTGGGTGTCGCCGATGGGGATGCCGACGGCCTGGACCGGGGCCAGCCACGCGGGGAAGGCACCCGCGTAGTGCTCCAGCAGCACGGCGAAGAACCGCTCGATGGAGCCGAACAGCGCCCGGTGGATCATCACCGGCCGCTGCCGGGAGCCGTCGGCCGCGGTGTACTCCAGCTCGAACCGCTTGGGCTGCTGGAAATCCACCTGGATCGTGGACATCTGCCAGGTCCGGCCGATGGCGTCGCGGGCCTGGACCGAGATCTTGGGCCCGTAGTAGGCGGCGCCACCCGGGTCCATCACCAGCTCCAGGCCCTGCTTGCCGGCGGCCTGCCGGAGCGCCTCGGTGGCCTCCTCCCACTCCTCGGGCTCGCCGATGAACTTCTCGGAGTCGTCGCGGGTGGACAGCTCCAGGTAGAAGTCGCTCAGGCCGTAGTCCCGCAGGAGGTCCAGCACGAAGGTGAGCAGGTTGTCCAGCTCGCCGGGCATCTGCTCCTTGGTGCAGTAGATGTGCGAGTCGTCCTGGGTGAAGCCGCGCGCCCGGGTCAGGCCGTGCACCACACCCGACTTCTCGTAGCGGTAGACCGTGCCGAACTCGAACAGCCGCATCGGCAGCTCCCGGTAGGACCGCCCGCGCGCCTTGAAGACAAGGTTGTGCATCGGGCAGTTCATCGCCTTGAGGCGGTAGTTCTGCCCCTCGAACTCCAGGGGCGGGAACATCGACTCGGCGTAGTTCGGCAGATGCCCGGACGTCTCGAAGAGCCCCTCCTTGGTGATGTGCGGGGTGTTGACGAACTCGTAGCCCGCCTGCTCGTGCCGCTTGCGGGAGTAGTCCTCCATCACCCGGCGGACGATGCCGCCCTTGGGGTGGAAGACCGCCAGGCCCGACCCCAGCTCCTCCGGGATGGAGAACAGATCCAGCTCGGCGCCGAGCTTGCGGTGGTCGCGCTTCTCCGCCTCGGCCAGGAACTCCAGGTACGCCTTCAGCTCGTCCTTCGACGGCCAGGCGGTCCCGTAGATCCGCTGGAGCTGCGGGTTCTTCTCGCTGCCCCGCCAGTACGCGGCGGCCGACCGCATCAGCTTGAACGCCGGGACGGCACGGGTGGTGGGCAGGTGCGGGCCGCGGCACAGGTCCTTCCAGCACAGCTCGCCCGTCTTGGCGTCCAGGTTGTCGTAGATGGTCAGCTCGCCCGCGCCGACCTCCGCCGCCGCCCCCTCGGCGGCCTCGGCGGCGTTGCCCTTGAGCCCGATCAACTCCAGCTTGTACGGCTCGTCGGCCAGTTCCTCGCGGGCCTCGTCGTCGTCGGTCACCCGGCGGGAGAAGCGCTGGCCGCGCTTGACGATCTCCTGCATCCGCTTCTCGATGCGCTTGAGGTCGTCCGGGGTGAACGGCTCGGGAACGTCGAAGTCGTAGTAGAAGCCGTCCTTGATGGGCGGACCGATGCCGAGCTTGGCCTCCGGGAAGAGGTCCTGCACGGCCTGGGCCATCACGTGCGCGGTGGAGTGCCGCAGGATGTCCAGGCCGTCGGGGCTGGAGATCTCCACCGGCTCGACCTCGTCGCCGTCGGCGAGTTCGTGGGCCAGGTCCCTCAGCCGCCCGCCGACGCGCGCGGCGATGACGGAGCGCTCGCCCTCGAAGAGGGCGGCGGCCGTGGTGCCCGTGGTCACCACGCGCTCTTCCCGCTCGGAATCGCGTTGGATGATCACACGGACGTCCGCCACCGGTCTCTCCTGACTGCCTTGTGCTCGGGTTGTGCCTCGAGGCGCGGACGGTCGCCGCGCACCGTGAATCGTACCGAGCCGGGGCCCCCCGCCGCGAAACGGTTGTGGATCCTCCGGGACCATCGGGGCCGCGGGCCGCTCGGCCCACCGACCTCCCGCGCTCCAAAGGCGCGTCGCCCGCGCCCGCTCGGTCGGGACGCGCGGCCGAGCCCGTGCGTCCCGTGCTCGGGCTCCCGGAACGGTTGACCGCGCACCGGGCGAGGTATCAACCCCGTCGGCGGGCCCGGCCGCCGACGGCCGCCGGAACGCCGGAAACGACACGGAGCGACACGGAGCGACACGGAGGGGAACGCGGA carries:
- a CDS encoding phosphatidylinositol mannoside acyltransferase, with protein sequence MRDRLADRLTTALYGLGWGAVKRLPEPAAAALGRAVADTAWRRRGQGVLRLEANYARVVPDAGPEELAELSRAGMRSYLRYWMESFRLPVWSGRRIRESVEVEALHRLTDPLDSGRGVVLALPHMANWDLAGAYLTSGLGIPFTTVAERLKPETLYDRFVAYREGLGMEVLPHTGGAAFGTLARRLRAGGLVALVADRDLSSSGVEVTFFGETARMPAGPAMLALQTGAALLPAHLWFDDTPVMKGRVLPAVEPPEEGTRREKAAAMTQAMADGFAAGIAEHPQDWHMLQRLWSADLTPPTAAGPSTAGPTGPTGPMGPETEKR
- the pgsA gene encoding phosphatidylinositol phosphate synthase, which produces MLNKYARAFFTRVLTPFAALLLRLGVSPDTVTLIGTGGVMAGALVFFPRGEFFWGTVVITLFVFSDLVDGTMARQSGRSSRWGAFLDSTLDRVADAAVFGGIALWYAGGGGDPVLCAVAIFCLASGQVVSYTKARGESIGLPVNVNGLVERAERLVITLVCAGLAGFEETFGVPRIGILLPLALWVVAAGSMVTIVQRMVTVRREAAEADAAAAAEGGTS
- a CDS encoding HIT family protein produces the protein MLARMSSEPEQQIGVGTPDAFQRLWTPHRMAYIQGENKPSGPGAGDGCPFCAIPAKSDEDGLVLARGEHVYAVLNLYPYNGGHLMVVPFRHVADYTDLTHEETVELADHTKRAMAALRAASGAQGFNIGMNQGAVAGAGIAAHLHQHIVPRWGGDTNFMPVVGHTKVLPQLLADTRRMIAEAWPAS
- a CDS encoding elongation factor G-like protein EF-G2; translated protein: MGDRTNTHTGAAGRASVVDRPDSLRNVVLVGHSGAGKTTLVDALALASGAVNRTGRVEDGGSLSDYDEIEHRQQRSVQLSLVPLEWNGIRINLLDTPGHADFVGELRAGLRAADAALFVVSAADGVAGSTRLVWEECAAVGMPRALVVTHLEAARADFDEMTEVCRRVFGGDDPDAVLPLYLPLHGEERSDGHAPVAGLIGLLTQRIFDYSSGERVERAPDPEHLPLIADARARLIEGIIAESEDETLMDRYLGGEEVRTETLVEDLEKAVARGVFHPVLAAAPAAEGARQGLGTVELLELVTSGFPSPTEREIPPVTTPDGRPCPPLACDPDGPLVAEVVKTSSDPYAGRMSLVRVFSGTLRPDAAAHVSGHGPADRGPAPGREPHDVDERVGALTSPFGRRQRHLPKAVAGDLACVARLSRAETGDTLSDKDTPLLVEPWVLPDPLLPVAVEAHGRSDEDRLSQGLARLVAEDPTLRLERNPDTHQVVLWCMGEAHRDVALERLRTRYGVRVDAVPHRVALRETFAGPATGRGRHVKQSGGHGQYAVCEITVEPLPTGSGVEFVDAVVGGAVPRQFVPSVEKGVRAQAARGVAAGYPLVDVRVTLVDGKAHSVDSSDAAFQTAGALALREAAAGARILLLEPVAEVRVTVSDEYVGAVLSDLSGRRGRVVGTEQVPGGSTLVRAEVPEAEIGRYAVDLRSLSHGTGRFTRAHLRHEPVPRQVETRIRERAGAGVA
- the thrS gene encoding threonine--tRNA ligase, which encodes MADVRVIIQRDSEREERVVTTGTTAAALFEGERSVIAARVGGRLRDLAHELADGDEVEPVEISSPDGLDILRHSTAHVMAQAVQDLFPEAKLGIGPPIKDGFYYDFDVPEPFTPDDLKRIEKRMQEIVKRGQRFSRRVTDDDEAREELADEPYKLELIGLKGNAAEAAEGAAAEVGAGELTIYDNLDAKTGELCWKDLCRGPHLPTTRAVPAFKLMRSAAAYWRGSEKNPQLQRIYGTAWPSKDELKAYLEFLAEAEKRDHRKLGAELDLFSIPEELGSGLAVFHPKGGIVRRVMEDYSRKRHEQAGYEFVNTPHITKEGLFETSGHLPNYAESMFPPLEFEGQNYRLKAMNCPMHNLVFKARGRSYRELPMRLFEFGTVYRYEKSGVVHGLTRARGFTQDDSHIYCTKEQMPGELDNLLTFVLDLLRDYGLSDFYLELSTRDDSEKFIGEPEEWEEATEALRQAAGKQGLELVMDPGGAAYYGPKISVQARDAIGRTWQMSTIQVDFQQPKRFELEYTAADGSRQRPVMIHRALFGSIERFFAVLLEHYAGAFPAWLAPVQAVGIPIGDTHVPYLEEFAAKAKAVGLRVEVDSSSDRMQKKIRNAQKSKVPFMVIAGDDDMAAGAVSFRYRDGSQKNGVPVDEAIAELARAVEERVQS